The Pseudonocardia sp. EC080619-01 genome segment GCCGCGGGCTCTGAGCGCTGATGAACTCCCCGGCCAGATCTACGGTGACGATCGTGGTCGCTGCCCGGCTCTCGGGCCCCGGAAGTCTGGAGACAAGAGGTCCTGTGGTGATCACCGCGGCGACGCCGGATTCGGAGATGATCGCCCCGATGTGGTCGCAGCTCGCTGCGAGGTCCAGGGGCACGGCGGTCGCCCCGCACTTTGAGATCGCGAGTATGGCGGCGCATACGTCGGCCGGGTGATCGAGGAGTACCCCGACCAGATCACCTCCGCGAACTCGCTGCAGACGGAGGTAGCGCGCGAGCTGATTGGCCCCGGCCTCGAGCGCCGCGTAGGAGAGGATGCCGTCGGCGGTATCGACGGCCGTGCGGTTGCCGTGACCGAGCTGCATCATCCGGTCGCACTGGGTTTCGAACAGCCGCTCCAGACGCTCGTGGGCGAGGTCTGAAGGCGCGGCCGAGCCGACGCCGGCCCTGCGCAGGGCATCCGCCCGCATGCCGGTGTCGTTGTGCAGGCCGGGGTGACTCCAGGTGTTCATCGCGCACCCTTCGGACCCTCAGTCCGACGCGCTGAAGCGCCGACGACCGTGGATCGAGTCGTGACGGTGTGGTCACGGGCGAGCTGAATACAGTTCTCCGGAGACCCGGCCGGTCCGACGGATCCAGGCAGTCCGGAGTTCACGATCGAATGGAGGACACCGGCGCGCGGGAAGCACCTCGGTGCGCCCCAGACCGAGCAGAGGCGCGCCGCGCCGCCGAGCTGGGCACGACAGGATCGGGCTCGTGGCAGGAGCGGAACTGCCCGTGGTCAGACTGCGCTCAGGCGTCCGAGCGGCGGGCCTCGTCGGACGGCGATTGACCATCCGCATTCCCCGATCAGCGAGTGGCGCGGAGCTTGCCGGACGACCGGGGTGATGCGCGGGGCCGACTCGACGGCGGCAGGCAGCGGCCTGATGTGGGGGCGGACAGATCGGACGTGCCGCCGCAGGAGGTGGAAGACGGCGGTGATCCCCATCAGCACAGTGGGGAATGCGATCTGGGTGGCGACCGACGGCGCCGCATCGGTCACCAGGTGGCGTAGATCGTTCCCGGGACCAGGCAGGTGGCCGGACAGCGACGACAGCCCCGCAGGCACGTGCAGAAGAGGCAGTGCCGCGAGGGCGCCTGCCAGAGCAGTAGGTGCCGCGGCCGAGCGTGCGGTGTCGAGCCGACGCCACAACCATGCGATCAGTAGCGCGCCGAGAGCGTTGGTCGGCATGTGGACTGGATGATCGCTACCGAGATCTGCTGCCAGCCCGGTGCCGAGGGCGCCGGCCGTGGCCAGGAGCAAGAGTACGATCGACGTCGGGGCATAGCCGCGAGGCCCGCGGCTCGTGGGCTCCGCACCACTCCGGTCCGCTCGACGTCCCGGACACGCGACACGCGGGGCGCTGCTGTCCGGCACGATTCGGCCCCCTGCTTCTTCCCGGATGACCACCAGCGGGGTTGCGCTAGGGGTGGGCTCGGTACGAACCGTCGCCGTGTTACGCCGACCTGGCGCCACTTGCGGCGGGCCGATCTCAGCGGGCCGCCCCGCCTCCACGAGCCTTCTCCTCGGCCGATGCGCGCACGACCTGGACCTTGTCACCCGCGACGAGATCGTTGAAGAATGCCTCGGCCTCGGCGGTGTCGAGCTTGACGCATCCCGCGGACGCTCTCGCCCGGTCACCGCCGTGGAAGGCGACACCGCCGTCGGCGAAGAAGACCGACCACGGCATCGGCGCAGGGTTGCCGTCAGGGCCGGTGAACTCACCGCTGACGTGGTCCTTGTTCTTGCGGTAGACCCGGAACGAGTGGCCCTGAGGTGTCTCCTGGCCGGCTCCGCCGGACGCGATCGGAACCGGACCGCGGGTGACCTTGCCGTCGCGCAGGAGCCAGGCGCGTTGGGTGTCGAGATCGACACACGCCCGTGCCGAGACCGAGCACGGAGTGCCCGGCGCGACGGCCTCCGCGTGGGCCCGGGTCGCGACGTCGCCCTGCTCGACGTCGGCGAGCGCGGTTCCACCGAGGCCGATCCCGGCGGCGGCGACGATCGCGGCGACGACGATCCGGCTGCGGCGTGGTCGTCGGGTCGTCGGATTCCCCATCTGGTACTCCTGTTCGTGGGTCGCGTCACCGCACTCGGGGTAACGAGATTCGGCATCATCCGTAACGAGAGACGTTCGAGAGTGACCGAGGTTGTCACGCTTCGGAGTCGGATCTGGCGGTGGGTGACCCTGGGGGTCGTCCTGGAGACCCGTGGCCGGGTGGTCGAGAGTGGCCGACCCCTGCACCGCTAGCCTCGGCGATGACGGAGGGAGTGCACGTGCGGCGGATTGCTCGATGGACAAGCGCCATCGCGGTCGCCGTACTCACCGTGCTCGCGGTCGGTGTCCTGTGCGCGGGAGGCGCGACGGCGGGCGAGCCCCCGGCCCCTGTCGGTCAGGAACGCTCGCACGGATGCCACGGTGCTCCGCTGCAGGACATCGAGCACGCCGCCGCAAGTCCGGTCCGTCTCGCCGACGACGGGACGAGTGCGCCGAACGTCGACCTCACCGTTCTCTGCGTCCGAACCGTTCCCGCAGGAGTGGTCCGCTCGGCGGTGCCGGACGACACTCCGCCGGCTCCCGCACGCGTATCGACAGCTGATCTACAGGTCTTCCGGATCTAGACACCGCTGCGCGCTCCCACGCCCGCAGACCCTTGTCAGATTCGGGATACCCGTATGTCGACGTCCTGTACTTCCCTGTCCGCCTGCCTCCCTGCTCCGCCGCCCGCCGGGGCCGGGGCCGTCGTCGCGCTCGCGGCCGGAGCCCTGGTCACCGGTGCTCAGGCCACCTACGACGAACTCGATCTCCAACTGGTCGACGACGAGGTCCGTCCGGTCGCGGCGCTGTCGCTCGAACCGGCCGCGATCCCGGCTCCCGACCGTCCCGCGGTCGTCACGCCCGTCGCTGCGTCCGAGCTCCCGGCCGCCGCCGATCCGGACGATCTCGCCGCCCTGGCGAAGGGCACCCGGATCGGACAGGGGTCCGCCCGGCGAGCCGACCAGCTCTCGGCCGCCCGGGCCGAGGGGGCCCCGGCCGCCGTGACGGCGGACGGCGGTGAGGTCACCGTGCAACCCGTCCGGGGCAGGATCACCTCGACGGCCGGTCCGCGCTGGGGCTCCACCCACTACGGCCTGGACATCGCCAACCGCATCGGGACCCCGATCTTCGCCGTCGCCGACGGTGTCGTGGAGAAGTCCGGTCCCGCGAACGGATTCGGACTGTGGGTGGTCGTCCGCCACCCCGACGGCAGCCGATCGGTGTACGGCCACATCAACCAGGCGTTCGTCGCGGCAGGGGAGCGCGTGGTGGCCGGGGACCGGATCGCCGAGGTGGGCAATCGCGGTCAGTCGACGGGGCCACACCTGCACCTGGAGATCCGGCAGGGCTCGGTGTCGGGCGAGAAGGTCGACCCTGTCGGATGGCTGAGAGCTCGCGGTCTGGAGCTGACCGGATGACGACGCAAGCCGGGGGTGCCTCAGATCGGAGGCCAGCCCCACCGTGCATAGCCGGAGACGGCATCAGCCATCACGGCCGACCACACCCCGCTGAGCATCAGGACGCCGGTGACCACCAGCATCACGCCGCCGGCGACCTCCAGACGGTGGGCGTTGCGGCGGAGCCAGGCGAATCGGTCGCGGCCACGCAGCAGAGCCCGTGCCAGCAGCAGGAAGGGAACCCCGAGCCCGAGCGCGTACGCGGCGAGAAGCACGACACCGGTCATGAGCCGGCCCGAGGTCGCGGCAACGGTGAGGATCGTCGCGAGCACCGGACCGACGCACGGGGTCCAGCCGAGCGCGAACGCCGCTCCCAGGCCGAACGAGCCGATCGTGCCGGATGTCGCCCGGGCCAGCCCGGGCCGGAACTCGCGGGCGATCAGCGGAATTCGGAGGACCCTGGTCATCCCGAGCCCGAGAACGACGACGACCACTCCGGCGACCAGGGTGAGGACGTCGAGGTTCTGCCGCAGCAGGAGCCCGACCGCCGAGGCCGTGAGACCCATGGCGACGAAGACCGCGCCGAACCCGGCCACGAACAGCGCTGGTCCCCGGTGCGGTCGCCCCCTGTCCTGACTACCGGAGCGGCTGACGAAGGAGACGTAGCCGGGCAGCAGCGGCAGGACGCACGGGGAGCTGAACGACACGGCCCCGGCGACGAGTGCGAGCGCCGTCATGGCCAGAAGTTCCACGACACCTCCGAGGTCGACCAGGGCCCCTGTGGACCTGGTATGCGAAGTATGTCATCTTCTACCGTCTGTAGAAGTCTGGGAGTCCTCGTGAACGATGCGTCGCCGGTGGCCCGTCTCGC includes the following:
- a CDS encoding L,D-transpeptidase; amino-acid sequence: MGNPTTRRPRRSRIVVAAIVAAAGIGLGGTALADVEQGDVATRAHAEAVAPGTPCSVSARACVDLDTQRAWLLRDGKVTRGPVPIASGGAGQETPQGHSFRVYRKNKDHVSGEFTGPDGNPAPMPWSVFFADGGVAFHGGDRARASAGCVKLDTAEAEAFFNDLVAGDKVQVVRASAEEKARGGGAAR
- a CDS encoding cytochrome c biogenesis CcdA family protein, producing the protein MELLAMTALALVAGAVSFSSPCVLPLLPGYVSFVSRSGSQDRGRPHRGPALFVAGFGAVFVAMGLTASAVGLLLRQNLDVLTLVAGVVVVVLGLGMTRVLRIPLIAREFRPGLARATSGTIGSFGLGAAFALGWTPCVGPVLATILTVAATSGRLMTGVVLLAAYALGLGVPFLLLARALLRGRDRFAWLRRNAHRLEVAGGVMLVVTGVLMLSGVWSAVMADAVSGYARWGWPPI
- a CDS encoding M23 family metallopeptidase — protein: MSTSCTSLSACLPAPPPAGAGAVVALAAGALVTGAQATYDELDLQLVDDEVRPVAALSLEPAAIPAPDRPAVVTPVAASELPAAADPDDLAALAKGTRIGQGSARRADQLSAARAEGAPAAVTADGGEVTVQPVRGRITSTAGPRWGSTHYGLDIANRIGTPIFAVADGVVEKSGPANGFGLWVVVRHPDGSRSVYGHINQAFVAAGERVVAGDRIAEVGNRGQSTGPHLHLEIRQGSVSGEKVDPVGWLRARGLELTG